The Molothrus ater isolate BHLD 08-10-18 breed brown headed cowbird chromosome 1, BPBGC_Mater_1.1, whole genome shotgun sequence genome includes a window with the following:
- the PRELID3A gene encoding PRELI domain containing protein 3A isoform X2: MKIWSSEHVFGHPWDTVIKAAMRKYPNPMNPCVVGVDVLDRSLDNQGRLHSHRLLSTEWGLPSIVKAILGTSRTLTYIEEHSVVDPVEKKMELCSTNITLTNLVSVDERLVYTPHPENPEKTVLTQEAIITVKGISLSSYLESLMANTISSNARKGWDAIEWIIQNSESALS; encoded by the exons ATGAAGATCTGGAGCTCGGAGCACGTGTTCGG GCATCCCTGGGATACTGTGATCAAAGCTGCTATGAGGAAGTACCCCAACCCCATGAATCCCTGCGTGGTAGGAGTAGATGTCCTCGACAGGAGCCTGGATAACCAGGGGAGGCTGCACAGTCACCGTCTGCTCAGCACGGAGTGGGGATTGCCCAGTATTGTCAAAGCG aTATTAGGAACAAGTAGAACTCTGACTTACATAGAGGAGCATTCTGTGGTAGATCCAGTGGAAAAGAAGATGGAGCTTTGCTCAACTAAT ATTACACTCACAAACTTGGTGTCTGTTGACGAGAGACTGGTTTACACACCTCACCCAGAAAACCCGGAAAA GACTGTGCTAACCCAAGAAGCAATTATTACTGTTAAAGGCATTAGCTTGAGCAGTTATCTGGAAAGCTTGATGGCAAATACAATATCTTCTAATGCCAGAAAG GGGTGGGATGCTATTGAGTGGATAATTCAAAATTCTGAGAGCGCTCTAAGCTAG